In Gemmatimonadaceae bacterium, a genomic segment contains:
- a CDS encoding GntR family transcriptional regulator yields MLPFTVTLRAGESPYRQVVYAATRAIVSGELAQGASFPSVRELSQALKINPNTAQKVIADLVRSGLLEVRPGIGTIVTCGRRASAAERRALLSHEVEQLVVEAKRLGLEADDVIEAVDEQWTRLFGDRVTARSR; encoded by the coding sequence ATGCTCCCGTTCACTGTCACGTTGCGCGCTGGGGAGTCGCCTTACCGGCAAGTAGTGTATGCCGCGACGCGCGCCATTGTGTCCGGGGAGCTCGCCCAGGGCGCCAGCTTCCCGTCGGTGCGGGAGCTGAGCCAGGCACTCAAGATCAATCCGAACACCGCGCAGAAGGTGATCGCGGACCTCGTGCGCAGCGGGCTGCTCGAGGTACGGCCGGGCATCGGCACAATCGTCACCTGTGGACGGCGCGCGTCGGCCGCCGAGCGCCGCGCGCTGCTCTCGCACGAGGTGGAGCAGCTCGTCGTCGAGGCAAAGCGTCTGGGCCTCGAGGCGGACGACGTCATCGAAGCGGTGGATGAGCAATGGACGAGACTGTTCGGCGACCGCGTCACCGCGCGGAGCCGATGA